A region of Buchnera aphidicola (Nurudea yanoniella) DNA encodes the following proteins:
- the rpsM gene encoding 30S ribosomal protein S13 — MARIAGINIPNNKHVVIALMSIYGVGKKRSKLICGSSGISENIKICNLTESQIDILRIEVSKFIVEGDLRREVNLNIKRLVDLNCYRGLRHRKNLPVHGQRTKTNARTRKGFRKLIKK; from the coding sequence GTGGCGCGTATAGCAGGAATTAATATTCCTAATAATAAACATGTTGTTATTGCGTTAATGAGTATATATGGTGTAGGAAAAAAACGATCGAAATTAATTTGTGGTTCATCGGGTATTTCAGAAAACATAAAAATCTGTAATTTAACAGAAAGTCAAATAGATATTCTTAGAATTGAAGTATCTAAATTTATTGTAGAAGGTGATCTTAGAAGAGAAGTCAATTTAAATATAAAACGCTTAGTAGATCTTAATTGTTATCGTGGATTACGTCATCGCAAAAATCTTCCAGTGCATGGCCAAAGAACTAAAACAAATGCTCGTACTAGAAAAGGTTTTCGTAAATTAATTAAAAAATAA
- the rpsS gene encoding 30S ribosomal protein S19 — protein MPRSLKKGPFIDVSLFKKIEIAIKSHNKKPIRTWSRRSTIFPNMIGLTISVHNGRQHVPIFITEDMVGHKLGEFSVTRTYRGHISDKKIKKR, from the coding sequence GTGCCGCGTTCTCTTAAAAAAGGCCCATTTATTGATGTATCTTTATTTAAAAAAATTGAAATAGCTATTAAAAGTCATAATAAAAAGCCAATACGTACTTGGTCTCGTCGATCAACGATTTTTCCGAATATGATTGGTTTGACAATATCTGTTCATAATGGACGCCAACATGTCCCCATATTTATTACAGAAGATATGGTAGGACATAAGTTAGGTGAATTTTCTGTCACTCGTACGTATCGTGGTCATATTTCTGATAAAAAGATTAAGAAACGTTAG
- the rpsC gene encoding 30S ribosomal protein S3 — protein MGQKVHPNGMRLGIIKHWNSVWFASTKNFADILNSDFKVREFLKRKLLKASISRIVIERPSKSIRITIYSARPGIVIGKKGEDVEKLRLAITCITGVPAQINISEIRKPELDAKLVADNITSQLERRIMFRRAMKRAVQNAIRQGAKGIKVEISGRLGGVEIARREWYREGRVPLHTLRADIDYSLSEAYTTYGVIGVKVWIFKGELLGGMTLPTLERSMSKLKKHQRKHKK, from the coding sequence ATGGGTCAAAAAGTGCATCCCAATGGCATGCGATTAGGTATAATTAAGCATTGGAATTCTGTTTGGTTTGCGAGTACTAAAAATTTTGCAGATATTTTAAATAGTGATTTTAAAGTTCGTGAATTTTTAAAAAGAAAGTTACTGAAAGCTTCAATTTCTCGTATTGTTATTGAGCGTCCCTCTAAAAGTATTCGAATCACAATATATAGTGCACGTCCTGGAATAGTAATAGGAAAAAAAGGAGAAGATGTAGAGAAATTACGATTAGCTATAACGTGTATTACAGGCGTTCCTGCACAAATTAATATATCTGAAATTCGCAAACCAGAATTAGATGCAAAATTAGTCGCTGATAACATTACATCTCAATTAGAGCGTAGAATAATGTTTAGGCGTGCTATGAAACGTGCTGTTCAAAATGCAATTAGGCAAGGAGCTAAGGGAATTAAAGTGGAAATAAGTGGACGTTTAGGTGGTGTAGAAATAGCAAGAAGAGAATGGTATCGAGAGGGAAGAGTTCCATTACATACTTTAAGAGCAGATATTGATTATAGTTTATCTGAAGCCTATACTACTTATGGTGTTATAGGAGTAAAAGTATGGATATTCAAAGGTGAATTATTAGGGGGTATGACATTGCCTACATTAGAAAGATCTATGTCTAAGTTGAAGAAGCATCAAAGAAAACACAAAAAGTAA
- the rplP gene encoding 50S ribosomal protein L16, which yields MLQPKRTKFRKMHKGRNRGLSTDVNLHFGSYGLKAIERGRIKSSQIESARRAISRSIKRQGKIWIRIFPDKPITQKPLEVRMGKGKGNVEYWVALVQPGKILYEMDGVSEEISREAFRLAASKLPIKTVFVHKRIFPCL from the coding sequence ATGTTACAACCAAAAAGAACAAAATTTCGAAAAATGCACAAAGGTCGCAATCGAGGTCTTTCTACAGATGTGAATTTACATTTTGGGTCATATGGACTAAAGGCTATTGAAAGAGGACGAATAAAATCTAGTCAAATTGAATCAGCTAGAAGAGCTATTTCTCGATCTATTAAAAGACAAGGAAAGATTTGGATCAGAATATTTCCTGATAAACCGATTACTCAAAAGCCTTTAGAAGTAAGAATGGGAAAAGGAAAAGGTAACGTAGAATATTGGGTTGCTTTAGTACAACCTGGAAAAATTTTATATGAAATGGACGGTGTATCTGAAGAGATTTCTAGAGAAGCTTTTAGATTAGCAGCATCAAAATTACCTATAAAAACTGTTTTTGTGCATAAGAGGATATTTCCATGTTTATGA
- the rpsE gene encoding 30S ribosomal protein S5, producing the protein MAIYIDKKNTLDLKEKLISVNRVSKTVKGGRVFSFTALTVVGNGNGKVGFGYGKAREVPSAIQKAMEKARRNMISITLKKNTLQYPIFGTFTGSNIFMKPASEGTGIIAGGAMRAVLEVAGVYDVLAKAYGSTNPINVVRATMSGLENMKSPEMIAAKRNKSVREIMVK; encoded by the coding sequence ATGGCAATTTATATTGATAAAAAAAATACTTTAGATTTAAAGGAAAAGTTAATTTCAGTTAATCGAGTTTCAAAGACAGTAAAAGGTGGTCGAGTTTTTTCATTTACTGCTTTAACAGTAGTAGGAAATGGCAATGGAAAAGTTGGTTTTGGATATGGAAAAGCACGTGAGGTTCCGTCTGCTATTCAGAAAGCAATGGAAAAAGCTCGTAGAAACATGATTAGTATAACTTTAAAGAAAAATACTTTACAATATCCTATTTTTGGAACTTTTACGGGTTCAAACATTTTTATGAAACCAGCTTCAGAAGGAACTGGTATTATTGCTGGTGGTGCTATGAGAGCTGTTTTAGAAGTAGCAGGTGTTTATGATGTTTTAGCAAAAGCTTATGGATCTACTAATCCTATTAATGTAGTACGAGCTACTATGTCAGGATTAGAAAATATGAAATCTCCTGAAATGATAGCTGCTAAACGTAATAAGTCAGTCAGAGAGATTATGGTAAAATAA
- the rpsN gene encoding 30S ribosomal protein S14, giving the protein MAKQSIKAREVKRIKLAKKFFLKRMHLKAVISNISTSKEDRWNAVLKLQKFPRDSSPIRQRNRCRQTGRPHAFLRKFGLSRIKVREIAMKGEIPGLKKASW; this is encoded by the coding sequence ATGGCTAAACAATCAATAAAAGCACGTGAAGTAAAACGTATTAAATTAGCTAAGAAATTTTTTTTAAAAAGAATGCATTTAAAAGCTGTAATATCTAATATAAGTACTTCCAAGGAAGATCGTTGGAATGCTGTATTAAAATTACAAAAATTTCCTCGTGATTCTAGTCCTATTCGTCAACGTAATCGTTGTAGGCAAACTGGAAGACCACATGCATTTTTAAGAAAATTTGGATTAAGTCGAATTAAGGTAAGAGAAATAGCGATGAAAGGAGAAATTCCTGGCTTAAAAAAAGCTAGTTGGTAA
- the rplX gene encoding 50S ribosomal protein L24 has protein sequence MAAKIKKNDNVIVITGKEKGKIGVVKRILFKNKVIIQGINLVKKHQKSVPDKDIVGGIIKKEAGIHISNIAILNPDTKKPDRIGFKIKNNKKIRFFKSNNNIVK, from the coding sequence ATGGCAGCGAAAATAAAAAAGAATGACAATGTAATTGTTATAACGGGAAAAGAAAAAGGAAAAATAGGAGTAGTAAAAAGGATATTATTTAAAAATAAAGTTATTATACAAGGTATAAACTTAGTAAAAAAACATCAAAAATCTGTCCCTGATAAAGATATAGTAGGAGGAATAATAAAAAAAGAAGCAGGAATTCATATTTCTAATATAGCTATTTTAAATCCTGACACGAAAAAACCAGATCGCATTGGTTTTAAAATTAAAAATAATAAAAAAATAAGATTTTTTAAATCAAATAATAATATTGTTAAGTAA
- the rplO gene encoding 50S ribosomal protein L15 yields MYLNTIFPSFGSHKIRKRKGRGIGSGFGKTAGRGHKGQKSRSGGIVNKGFEGGQTPLYRRIPKYGFTSCKSRNKSEIKLSSLLKFSKQVINLDLLKNFKIVKKHVKFVKIILSGTVVTAPLTIRGLYVTKGVRNIVKISGGTVQE; encoded by the coding sequence ATGTATTTGAATACTATCTTTCCATCTTTTGGTTCTCATAAGATACGTAAGAGAAAAGGGCGCGGAATTGGATCAGGTTTTGGAAAAACAGCAGGAAGAGGGCATAAAGGTCAAAAGTCTAGATCTGGTGGAATAGTAAATAAAGGATTTGAAGGTGGTCAAACTCCTTTATATAGACGTATTCCAAAATATGGATTTACTTCTTGTAAGTCACGAAATAAGTCTGAAATAAAATTATCATCATTACTTAAATTTTCCAAACAAGTGATTAATTTGGATTTATTAAAAAATTTTAAGATAGTAAAAAAACACGTTAAGTTTGTTAAAATAATTTTATCAGGAACGGTGGTTACTGCGCCATTAACGATTCGTGGATTATATGTTACAAAAGGAGTTCGTAATATAGTAAAAATTTCTGGTGGAACAGTTCAGGAGTAA
- the rpsQ gene encoding 30S ribosomal protein S17, with protein MSNKIRTFLGRVISNTMQKTLVVSIERIVKHPLYKKFIKRTTKLHVHDEKNACSLGDMVEIRECRPISKSKSWTVMKIIKKSTIVS; from the coding sequence GTGAGTAATAAAATTCGTACATTTTTAGGCCGTGTTATTAGTAATACTATGCAAAAAACGTTAGTTGTTTCTATTGAACGTATTGTTAAACATCCTTTGTATAAAAAGTTTATCAAACGAACAACGAAATTACATGTTCACGATGAAAAAAATGCATGCTCGTTAGGAGATATGGTAGAAATTCGTGAATGCAGGCCAATATCTAAAAGTAAATCTTGGACAGTAATGAAAATTATTAAAAAATCTACTATAGTATCGTAA
- the rpsH gene encoding 30S ribosomal protein S8: MTIQDPVADMLTRIRNSQLANKISVIMPSSKLKVAISIILKKEGYIKDYFIKKNISKPKLELVLKYFNGKPVIENIKRISSPSLRVYSRKNKLPKIMAGLGIAIISTSKGVMTDKLARYSGLGGEIICHVT; encoded by the coding sequence ATGACCATACAAGATCCTGTAGCAGACATGTTGACAAGAATTCGAAACAGTCAATTAGCTAATAAAATTTCGGTAATCATGCCTTCTTCCAAATTGAAAGTAGCTATTAGTATTATCCTAAAAAAGGAAGGATATATTAAAGATTATTTTATAAAAAAAAATATTTCTAAACCTAAATTAGAGTTAGTTTTAAAATATTTTAATGGAAAACCTGTAATTGAAAATATAAAAAGAATTAGTTCTCCTAGTTTACGAGTATATAGTAGAAAAAACAAATTACCAAAAATTATGGCTGGTTTAGGTATAGCTATAATTTCTACTTCCAAAGGAGTTATGACTGATAAATTAGCTCGTTATTCTGGTTTAGGTGGCGAAATTATTTGTCATGTGACTTAA
- the rpsK gene encoding 30S ribosomal protein S11, whose translation MIKEPVRTKKRVKQQILDGIAHIHASFNNTIVSISDRQGNILGWATAGGSGFRGSRKSTPFAAQVAAERCSEIVKDYGIKNLEVMVNGPGPGRESTIRALNSAGFRITNITDVTPIPHNGCRSPKKRRV comes from the coding sequence ATGATAAAAGAACCAGTTCGTACGAAAAAACGTGTTAAGCAACAAATATTAGATGGTATAGCACATATTCACGCTTCTTTTAATAATACTATCGTTTCTATTAGTGATCGACAAGGAAATATTTTAGGTTGGGCAACAGCTGGTGGTTCTGGATTTAGAGGATCAAGAAAATCTACTCCTTTTGCTGCACAAGTAGCTGCTGAGCGTTGTTCGGAGATTGTTAAAGATTACGGTATTAAAAATTTAGAAGTTATGGTAAATGGTCCTGGCCCAGGAAGAGAATCAACTATTAGAGCTTTAAATTCTGCTGGATTTCGGATCACTAATATTACTGATGTTACTCCTATTCCTCATAATGGTTGTCGATCTCCTAAAAAACGTCGAGTATAA
- the rplF gene encoding 50S ribosomal protein L6, with the protein MSRIAKKIVIVPSCVDIKLSGQKITVTNEKKILDRILNNNVIVSYINGHLSFKSKISSYKGWAQAGTARSLVFSMIVGVTTGFLKKLQLLGVGFRISLVNENALHLYLGYSHIIKYFIPKGISIECPSQTEIIIKGYDKQLVGQVAADIRSYRTPEAYKGKGIRYDNEIVRIKEAKKK; encoded by the coding sequence ATGTCGCGGATTGCAAAAAAAATAGTTATTGTCCCATCTTGTGTTGATATTAAATTATCTGGACAGAAAATAACAGTAACAAATGAAAAAAAAATTCTTGATCGAATTTTAAATAATAATGTAATAGTAAGTTATATCAATGGACATTTAAGTTTTAAAAGTAAAATTAGTTCTTATAAGGGTTGGGCACAAGCTGGTACTGCTCGATCTTTAGTGTTTTCTATGATTGTTGGTGTGACAACAGGATTTTTAAAAAAATTACAATTGTTAGGAGTAGGTTTTAGGATTTCTTTAGTTAATGAAAATGCTTTGCATTTATATTTAGGGTATTCTCATATAATTAAATATTTTATTCCTAAAGGTATTTCTATAGAATGTCCATCTCAAACAGAAATAATTATTAAAGGATATGATAAACAATTAGTTGGTCAAGTAGCTGCTGATATAAGATCTTATCGAACTCCAGAAGCATATAAAGGAAAAGGTATTCGTTATGATAATGAAATTGTACGAATAAAAGAGGCTAAAAAGAAATAA
- the rpmJ gene encoding 50S ribosomal protein L36 codes for MKVRASVKKFCRNCKIIRRNNVVRVICSIDPKHKQRQG; via the coding sequence ATGAAAGTCCGTGCTTCAGTAAAAAAGTTTTGTAGAAACTGTAAAATTATTCGTAGAAATAATGTGGTTAGGGTGATTTGTAGTATTGATCCTAAACATAAACAACGTCAAGGTTAA
- the rplE gene encoding 50S ribosomal protein L5, whose translation MCKFNYSSIMQVPRIEKITLNIGVGLASIDKKHLDNAVSDLTKISGQKPLITKARKSVSSFKIRKGYPIGCKVTLRNQKKWDFLERLIIIAIPRIRDFRGFSKRSFDGRGNYSIGIREQIIFPEIDYDKIDRIRGINITITTTAITDSEGYALLSAFSFPFKK comes from the coding sequence ATGTGTAAGTTTAATTATTCTTCTATTATGCAAGTTCCTCGAATTGAAAAAATTACTTTAAATATTGGTGTGGGATTGGCTTCAATAGATAAGAAACATCTTGATAATGCCGTATCTGATTTAACTAAAATATCTGGTCAAAAACCGCTAATAACTAAGGCTCGTAAGTCTGTTTCTAGCTTTAAGATTCGTAAGGGATATCCTATTGGTTGTAAGGTAACTTTGCGTAATCAAAAAAAATGGGATTTTTTAGAACGTTTAATTATTATAGCAATACCTAGGATTCGTGATTTTCGCGGATTTTCTAAACGTTCTTTTGATGGAAGAGGAAATTATAGTATTGGAATTCGTGAACAAATTATTTTTCCTGAAATAGATTATGATAAAATAGATCGTATTAGAGGTATAAATATTACTATTACTACTACAGCTATTACTGACAGCGAAGGTTATGCATTGTTATCGGCTTTTAGCTTTCCTTTTAAAAAATAA
- the rplV gene encoding 50S ribosomal protein L22: MEAYAIHRQARSSVQKVRLVADLIRGQKVLCALNILTFNNKKASILVRKVLQSAISNAEHNFGIGINNLKITKVFVDEGPTMKRMMPRAKGRSDRILKRTSHITIVVSDCL; this comes from the coding sequence ATGGAAGCGTATGCTATACATCGTCAAGCCAGATCATCGGTGCAAAAAGTTAGATTAGTAGCTGATTTGATAAGAGGTCAAAAAGTTTTATGTGCTTTAAATATTTTAACTTTTAATAATAAAAAAGCATCAATATTAGTTAGGAAAGTTTTGCAATCAGCTATATCTAATGCAGAACATAATTTTGGAATAGGGATAAATAACTTAAAGATAACTAAAGTATTTGTTGACGAAGGTCCAACTATGAAAAGAATGATGCCACGTGCTAAAGGTCGTTCAGATCGCATTTTAAAAAGAACTAGTCATATTACTATAGTGGTTTCTGACTGTCTATAA
- the rplR gene encoding 50S ribosomal protein L18, which translates to MVFFNKKRARIRRATNTRYKLKTLQSIRLVVHRTSRHIYAQIISFNNSSVLAVASTLEKNFSKLIKYTGNKEAASIIGKTIAERALKKGIEHVAFDRSGFKYHGRIQALAHAARKVGLKF; encoded by the coding sequence ATGGTTTTTTTTAATAAAAAACGAGCTCGTATTCGAAGAGCTACAAACACACGGTATAAATTAAAAACGTTACAATCTATTCGTTTGGTTGTTCATCGTACTTCTAGACATATTTATGCACAAATTATTTCTTTTAATAATTCTTCGGTTTTGGCGGTTGCTTCTACTCTTGAAAAAAATTTTTCAAAATTAATTAAATATACAGGAAATAAAGAAGCTGCTTCTATTATTGGAAAAACTATTGCTGAACGAGCTTTAAAAAAAGGTATTGAACATGTTGCATTTGATCGTTCTGGTTTTAAATATCATGGTCGTATTCAAGCTTTAGCACATGCAGCAAGAAAAGTAGGATTGAAATTTTAA
- the rpmD gene encoding 50S ribosomal protein L30, producing MVKYLEITQIKSAIGRLPKHKATLTGLGLRRIGHTVKRKNTASIQGMIKKISYMLKVV from the coding sequence ATGGTTAAATATTTAGAAATAACTCAGATAAAAAGTGCAATAGGGAGATTGCCTAAGCATAAAGCAACTTTAACAGGATTGGGATTACGTCGTATTGGACATACAGTAAAGCGTAAAAATACTGCTTCTATTCAAGGAATGATTAAAAAGATATCTTATATGTTAAAAGTTGTTTGA
- the secY gene encoding preprotein translocase subunit SecY: MIKKKIVKHIKPFNTKLYELKKRIFFVLISLVIFRIGSFIPIPGIDTVVLSQLLQNQKGTLVEMFNMFSGGALSRASIFALGIMPFISASIIIQMLTLVYPKFIEMKKDGEAGRRKINIYIRYTTLVLAGFQSFGIAISLPNISGLKHLVINPDIYFYCTSIVSLVTGTVFLMWLGELITKRGIGNGISIIIFSGIVSGLPVSIEHTFEKLRQGSLSVFLFFLISIIIILVIFFVVFIERSYRKINVNYARNYQNRRIHSKNYTHLPLKLNMSGVIPAIFASSVMLFPISVASWLGGGDNWQWLINISFYLQPTQPIYIFFYAVAIMFFCFFYTGLIFNSKETADNLKKSGAFISGIRPGIQTSKYINRIMLRLTLIGSFYMMFICLVPEFLHIFMEVPFYFGGTSLLIVVVVIIDFISQIQTHIMSTQYESVLKKSNLNL, from the coding sequence ATGATAAAAAAAAAAATTGTAAAGCATATTAAACCATTTAATACTAAATTATATGAATTAAAAAAAAGAATTTTTTTTGTTTTAATATCGTTAGTAATTTTTAGAATAGGATCATTTATTCCTATTCCTGGAATTGATACTGTTGTTTTATCGCAATTATTACAAAATCAGAAAGGTACTCTTGTTGAAATGTTTAACATGTTTTCTGGTGGTGCTCTAAGTCGAGCGTCAATTTTTGCATTAGGTATTATGCCTTTTATATCAGCATCAATTATTATACAAATGTTAACTTTAGTATATCCAAAATTTATTGAAATGAAAAAAGATGGAGAGGCTGGTCGAAGAAAAATTAATATATACATAAGATATACCACTTTAGTTCTAGCTGGTTTTCAATCATTTGGTATCGCTATAAGTTTGCCAAATATATCAGGGTTGAAACATTTGGTAATTAATCCTGATATATATTTTTATTGTACTTCTATTGTTAGTTTAGTTACAGGAACTGTTTTTTTAATGTGGTTAGGTGAGTTAATTACTAAAAGAGGTATTGGAAATGGAATTTCAATAATTATATTTTCTGGAATTGTTTCTGGTTTACCTGTTTCTATTGAGCATACTTTTGAGAAATTACGGCAAGGAAGTTTAAGTGTTTTTTTATTTTTTTTAATTTCAATAATTATTATTTTAGTGATATTTTTTGTTGTATTTATCGAAAGAAGTTATAGAAAAATTAATGTTAATTATGCTAGAAATTATCAGAATCGTCGTATTCACTCTAAAAACTATACGCACTTACCTTTGAAGTTAAATATGTCAGGAGTTATACCAGCTATTTTTGCTTCAAGTGTTATGTTGTTTCCTATTTCTGTGGCTTCTTGGTTAGGCGGTGGAGATAATTGGCAGTGGCTAATAAATATTTCTTTCTATTTACAACCTACTCAACCAATATATATATTTTTTTATGCAGTAGCTATCATGTTTTTTTGTTTTTTTTATACTGGATTAATTTTTAATTCCAAAGAAACAGCTGATAATTTAAAAAAATCTGGAGCTTTTATTTCAGGAATTCGTCCTGGAATACAAACATCTAAATATATTAATAGGATAATGTTACGATTAACATTAATTGGTTCTTTTTATATGATGTTTATATGTTTGGTACCAGAATTTTTACATATTTTTATGGAAGTTCCCTTTTATTTTGGTGGTACATCTTTGCTTATTGTAGTCGTTGTGATTATAGATTTCATTTCTCAAATTCAAACACATATTATGTCTACTCAATATGAATCTGTTTTAAAAAAATCTAATTTAAATCTTTGA
- the rplN gene encoding 50S ribosomal protein L14 translates to MIQEQSILNVADNSGARIAMCIKVLGGSRRRYANIGDIIKIAIKEAIPRGKVKKGEVYRAVVVRTRKGIRRLDGSIIKFDTNSCVILNNNDQPLGTRIFGPVTRELRNEKFIKIISLAPEVL, encoded by the coding sequence ATGATTCAAGAGCAAAGCATATTAAACGTAGCAGATAACTCTGGTGCTCGTATTGCTATGTGTATTAAAGTTTTAGGTGGTTCGCGTCGTAGATATGCAAACATAGGTGATATTATTAAAATAGCTATAAAAGAAGCTATACCTAGAGGAAAAGTTAAAAAAGGGGAGGTATATAGAGCAGTTGTAGTGAGAACTAGAAAAGGGATAAGGCGTCTCGATGGTTCTATTATTAAATTTGATACTAATTCTTGTGTTATATTAAATAATAATGATCAACCTTTAGGAACAAGAATATTTGGTCCTGTTACACGAGAATTAAGAAATGAAAAGTTTATAAAAATCATTTCATTAGCTCCAGAAGTTTTATAA
- the rpmC gene encoding 50S ribosomal protein L29 translates to MRGYFHVYERNKKKTIEELKINLLNLLREQFNLRLQFSSKKLQKPHLLRLVRRNISRINFLLSYKEKYGE, encoded by the coding sequence ATAAGAGGATATTTCCATGTTTATGAAAGAAATAAAAAAAAAACTATTGAAGAATTGAAAATTAATCTACTAAATTTGTTGCGAGAACAATTTAATTTGCGTTTGCAATTTTCTTCTAAAAAATTGCAAAAACCTCATTTATTACGTTTAGTACGTCGTAATATTTCTCGAATTAATTTTTTATTGTCTTATAAGGAAAAGTATGGTGAGTAA